Sequence from the Candidatus Saccharibacteria bacterium oral taxon 488 genome:
CCACCGCTGTTCATGACTTTATTGTTGTTATTGCCGACCCACACGCCGACAGCATATTGCGGCGTATAGCCAATCGTCCAGGCATCGCGGTTATCATTGGTGGTACCCGTCTTGACAGCGACCGTTTTACCGCCCACCGTCAGGCTACTACCAAACATCCCTGCCCGCGCGGCATTGTCCGACAGGATGCTAGAGATGAGATAGGCACCGCTCTGGCTGATAGCTTGGCGTGTGTTCGCTGCTTTCCACGAAACGTTTTTGTTGAATTTGTCCTTGACTTCGGTGATAAGATTGAGCGATTCGTACTGCGTACCGCCATTGGCAAAGGCCGCGTAGGCGTTAGTCATCTCGCTCAGGCGCACCTCGGCCGAACCAAGCGCCAGTGACAATCCGTAATTTTTGTTTTCATCAAGGGTGCTAATGCCGAGTTTCTTAGCGGCTTGGATGGAACGATTGATGCCGTACTTTTGCATGATCAGAACGCTCGGTATGTTCAGCGACCAGCTGAGCGACTTGCGCGTCGTCACCTTGCCGTTCCAGCGACGGGTGGCATTGTACGGTACGTAGCCATTAAAGTCGGTTAATTTATCATCAAAAACTGTCGCCGGCGTAATGATGCCGTCAGCCATCGCCTGCGCATAATACAGCGGCTTGAAGCTCGAGCCAGGCTGACGCGGCGTGGTCACCATGTTGACCTTACCCCACTCGGCATTATTGTAATCAGCGCTGCCGACCAGTGCCCGCACCTCGCCGGTTTTTGGATCAATGACGATACCACTGGCGTTAGTGCCACCGAGGCGATTGATTTGCTTCATTTGTTTGGCGATATTTTCTTGGAGGAGATGCTGGGTGTCGAGATTCAGCGAGGTCTTGACGCGGTAGCCCGAGCGCATAACTTTTTCGTAACCGTATTTGTCACTGAGCTGTTTGATGACCATCTCGGCAAAATGCGGTGCTTCGGAATTTGTGTGAGCCGCACCGCCGCCAGTATATGCCAGCTGTGTGGCTTCTGCCTGCCGCTTCTGCTCCTCGGTGATAAAGCCTTCAGTCTGCATTCGACCGAGCACCGTCTTTTGGCGCTGCTTGGCGTATTCGGCATTACCGCTGATCGGCGAATAGCGACTTGGTGCCGGCAGCACGCCAACTAGCATGCTACTCTCAGCCAGTGTCAAATCCTTCGGCGATTTATTGAAATACACCTTGGCCGCCTCCTCAATACCAAAGGCGTTTTCACCAAAGTACACCGAGTTGAGGTACATCATCAAGATCTGCTCTTTGCTATAATTTTGCTCGATGGCGATGGCCATAAATAACTCTTGGTATTTGCGCATAAAGCTGTGTTCATTGCTGAGTAAATTATTCTTAACCAACTGTTGCGTCAAGGTCGACCCACCACCATGCCGAGTAATCGCTGCCCGGAAAATACTGAAGATATTAAAGCCGCTGTGCTTATAAAAATCCTTATCCTCGCTAGCGATCAGCGCCTTTTTCATATTCTCAGAGATATCGTTAAGCTGCACCAAGTTCCGCCGCTCGGCATTGCCAACGCTATAAATCACCTTATCCTTGGCGTCGGTCAGCACGATACCGGTATTGTTGCGGTTCATCAGCCGCTCCTGATCAGCGATGTCGCGCGCATAGTAAAGATAGCTGGCAATCGGCACGATGATCAAAAACAGTAGAATCGGCAGCAGACACACCATAATTTTTTTCGGCCGGCTCAGCCGCCAAAACCACAAAAAGTGTTTGTGTTGACGCGGTAATTTACCGGATTTCGCCTTGACTTGACCGAGATTGGCATACCGACCCATGTGCGGCGGCTGCTTCTTTATCGGAGCTCGTTTTCCCTTGCCTAATTGCACCATGTATCAATTATACCACGCTGGGGCGCGTCATCGCTGCGTGGGTGATGGCCGCCGCCAGCGCATCGGCGCAGTCATCTGGTTTTGGTGCTTGGCTGAGGCCTAAGTTGAGGCGCACCATTTCCTGAATCTGCTTTTTGTCAGCCTTGCCGTAGCCAGTCAGCGTCTGTTTGATCTGTAGCGGTGTGTATTCACTGATCACGAGGCCTGCCTTGTGTCCAGTCAGCATGGCCACGCCACGAGCATGGGCCACAGAAATAGCAGTGGTGACATTACGCGCAAAAAACAACTTTTCAATTGACATCACCTCAGGTCTGGTCTCAGCGATGATCTCCGTCAGGCCATCAAAAATCTCCGCCAGCCGCTCGTCCAGTGGCGTGTGCGCTGGCGTCTTGATCACACCAGCCGTCACCAGCCGGTAGCCGCCCCGCTTCGTGTCAATCACACCAAAGCCCAAGATACCAGTCCCCGGATCAATGCCAATAATTCTCATGCGTTTATTATAGCACCCGGCCGGTGACAATAATTAATGCGAGGGCCACCTCGACGAGCTACTCACCAAATTATCGCTTGCCGCGCGTGATGGCGTGTTTTAGCCAGGCAGCAGCTCGGCCGATTTCCCAGCGCCACTGCCAGCCAGCATAGCCAACCGCCAGCAGGCTGACGCCGCCGAGCACCCACCAGCCCCACATCGCACCCGTCACCTGCTTGACCTGCTCCGGCGCAAAGCCAGTTTTCGGTGCAGTAGCCAGCGCGACCTTGCGGCAGCGGCGGGTCTTTGGATTGCGCTCAAATCCTTCTGGACAATCTTTTAGGATGTCATCGGCGGCAGCGATTTTCTTGCAGCGGCCAGTTGCTGGGTTACGAAATTGACCATCAGGACATGGCTTTAACACTTTGGCGGCGGCTGAGGCGATTGAGCGACAGCGACCCGTCGCCTCGCTGCGATAATACCCTTCTTTACACGGCGTTACAGTCTTTGCTGCTTCGATTTTCCGACAGCGACGCGTTTCAGGATGCCGATATTGACCAATTGGACACGGCGCTAACACATCAGGCACAGCAGGTGGCACCGAAATCTTCACACATTTACCCAGTGCGTTACGCTCATAGCCATTCTGGCAGTCCGCATATTCCTTAAACACATTGGCAGCATTTTCAGTCACCGCAAACGTTTGCTTCCATTCCCCGTTAAATAAACTCCACGACGAGTCTTTGGCTAGACCGGCAAACGACGTCTGGTCAATTTCATTGCCGCTCTCGTCCAGCGCGTACACTTCACCGCCACCAGTTTTTGTTAATTTGAGGTTTGTCTCTGCCAGCCGAATGACATGCAGTGCCCCGGCCGCCAGCTCAATACTCCTGAACGTGTGCGTTGTGTCCTTATTCTTGCCTCGACCTTTCACGAGAATGGTGCAGCCCGTAAGGTCGAGATCGCTGATCCCGGCGTTAATAATCTCGATAAACGGCGCGTCGACATTGGTCGCGATCTCATGTAATTTCAAGCCACTGCAGCGATTGATCGGTGGCGCCGGATCAACTGGCGGACGCGGTTCATCAGGCTCAGTACACGCCGGCAGTTCACGCAGGCGCGGCGCCTCGCCGACCGAAAAATCGCTAGCGTTATTATTCGTATCAGTCACCACGCCATTTATTTGGCAGCGCCAGGCGTGTAGCTTATCGTCCAGATTGATCGGGCTGCCTTCGCGCTCTGACGCCGCGCCCCAACCAACCAGATCCGACACCTGCCCATCACTCATCACCAATTTGACAGAACCGCCGGTTTTTGCCAGTACTTTCTTGCTATCAAACCGCAGGTCAGCCTGCTCATCGGTTAGCCGGCTATCACCGACCACCAACGCCCCGCCCGCCGGCACCATTAGGTCAGTCGATATTGTTTTAAGCACTGTCACATGCCCCTTTTGGTTAACATACTGCAGCGTCCAGCCAGCGATATTGACTGGCCCTGGCGACGGATTG
This genomic interval carries:
- a CDS encoding PBP1A family penicillin-binding protein, translating into MVQLGKGKRAPIKKQPPHMGRYANLGQVKAKSGKLPRQHKHFLWFWRLSRPKKIMVCLLPILLFLIIVPIASYLYYARDIADQERLMNRNNTGIVLTDAKDKVIYSVGNAERRNLVQLNDISENMKKALIASEDKDFYKHSGFNIFSIFRAAITRHGGGSTLTQQLVKNNLLSNEHSFMRKYQELFMAIAIEQNYSKEQILMMYLNSVYFGENAFGIEEAAKVYFNKSPKDLTLAESSMLVGVLPAPSRYSPISGNAEYAKQRQKTVLGRMQTEGFITEEQKRQAEATQLAYTGGGAAHTNSEAPHFAEMVIKQLSDKYGYEKVMRSGYRVKTSLNLDTQHLLQENIAKQMKQINRLGGTNASGIVIDPKTGEVRALVGSADYNNAEWGKVNMVTTPRQPGSSFKPLYYAQAMADGIITPATVFDDKLTDFNGYVPYNATRRWNGKVTTRKSLSWSLNIPSVLIMQKYGINRSIQAAKKLGISTLDENKNYGLSLALGSAEVRLSEMTNAYAAFANGGTQYESLNLITEVKDKFNKNVSWKAANTRQAISQSGAYLISSILSDNAARAGMFGSSLTVGGKTVAVKTGTTNDNRDAWTIGYTPQYAVGVWVGNNNNKVMNSGGSDVAAPIWRATMTKLLAGAKTGFDVPNGVVQRSVCSSNGGLADDSSPGAYKEYFLSNALPTEKCDQTKPKIEVCNLATKQMESIFEDQFDAAKYSKNAADCRQTSTTKQITVCDLATKRLITISEDKFDATKHSRKTASCGSTGDDDQNPGGGNGSGGGSGGGSGGGSGGTSPGPTNPPGGGDRRP
- the ruvC gene encoding crossover junction endodeoxyribonuclease RuvC, whose translation is MRIIGIDPGTGILGFGVIDTKRGGYRLVTAGVIKTPAHTPLDERLAEIFDGLTEIIAETRPEVMSIEKLFFARNVTTAISVAHARGVAMLTGHKAGLVISEYTPLQIKQTLTGYGKADKKQIQEMVRLNLGLSQAPKPDDCADALAAAITHAAMTRPSVV